A region from the Muribaculum gordoncarteri genome encodes:
- a CDS encoding diphosphate--fructose-6-phosphate 1-phosphotransferase, which produces MKKSALQKARAAYQPKLPIVLTGAVKAVEGKATNSVADQEDIQKLFPNTYGLPEIHFEKGPAVKSAPINVGVILSGGQAPGGHNVISGLFDGIKKVNRDSRLYGFLMGPGGFVDHKYMELTASYIDEYRNTGGFDIIGSGRTKLETKAQFDKGLEILKELNIKALVIIGGDDSNTNAAILAEYYKSINAGVQVIGCPKTIDGDLKNEMIETSFGFDTATKVYSEVIGNIQRDCNSSKKYWHFIKLMGRSASHIALECALQCQPNVCIISEEVEAKKETLNDIVNSIADVVAARAANGNNFGSVLIPEGLIEFIPAMKALIAELNDLLADNAEEFAKIDRQNQLSWIVDRLSSENASIFNSLPEGVARQLCLDRDPHGNVQVSLIETEKLLGEMVGRRLNEMKAEGRYVGKFASMFHFFGYEGRCADPSNFDADYCYALGFNAACLINAGVTGYMSSVRGLTKPSVQWTTGGIPITMMMNMERRHGAMKPVIQKALVRLDGAPFLKYAAQRDTWAINTDFIYPGPIQYFGPAEVCDQPSLTLRYEHENR; this is translated from the coding sequence ATGAAGAAGAGTGCACTTCAAAAAGCTCGTGCGGCCTATCAGCCCAAGTTGCCGATAGTGCTCACCGGTGCGGTTAAGGCCGTAGAAGGCAAAGCCACAAATTCAGTTGCTGATCAGGAGGATATCCAAAAACTGTTTCCCAACACTTACGGTCTACCCGAAATACATTTCGAGAAAGGTCCTGCTGTAAAGTCAGCACCCATCAACGTAGGTGTAATTCTGTCAGGAGGTCAGGCTCCCGGCGGACACAATGTAATCAGCGGTCTTTTTGACGGAATAAAGAAGGTGAATCGCGACAGCCGTCTTTACGGATTCCTTATGGGTCCCGGCGGATTTGTTGATCACAAATACATGGAACTGACTGCATCATACATTGATGAATACCGCAACACCGGAGGATTTGACATCATCGGTTCAGGTCGTACAAAGCTTGAAACAAAGGCACAGTTTGACAAGGGTCTTGAAATTCTCAAGGAGCTCAACATCAAGGCACTCGTAATCATAGGCGGTGACGACTCCAACACCAACGCCGCCATCCTTGCCGAATACTACAAGTCGATCAACGCAGGCGTTCAGGTAATCGGTTGCCCCAAGACTATCGACGGTGACCTGAAGAACGAGATGATCGAAACCTCATTCGGTTTCGACACCGCAACCAAGGTTTACAGCGAAGTAATCGGTAACATCCAGCGCGACTGCAACTCATCGAAGAAATACTGGCACTTCATCAAACTGATGGGCCGCTCGGCAAGTCACATCGCCCTTGAGTGCGCACTCCAGTGCCAACCCAATGTGTGCATCATCTCGGAAGAGGTTGAAGCCAAGAAGGAAACCCTCAACGACATCGTAAACTCAATAGCCGACGTGGTAGCAGCACGTGCCGCCAACGGCAACAACTTCGGTAGTGTCCTCATACCCGAAGGTCTTATCGAGTTCATCCCCGCAATGAAGGCTCTTATCGCCGAACTCAACGACCTCCTCGCCGACAACGCCGAAGAGTTTGCCAAGATCGACCGTCAGAATCAGCTCAGCTGGATTGTTGACCGTCTGTCAAGCGAAAACGCATCTATATTCAACTCACTTCCCGAAGGCGTTGCCCGTCAGCTCTGCCTCGACCGCGACCCCCACGGCAACGTACAGGTATCGCTCATCGAAACCGAGAAGCTGCTCGGCGAAATGGTAGGCCGTCGCCTGAACGAGATGAAGGCCGAAGGACGTTACGTAGGCAAATTCGCTTCGATGTTCCACTTCTTCGGATATGAAGGCCGTTGCGCCGATCCTTCAAACTTCGACGCCGACTACTGCTACGCACTCGGATTCAACGCCGCTTGCCTCATCAACGCAGGAGTCACCGGTTACATGTCGAGCGTGCGCGGACTCACCAAGCCCTCGGTACAGTGGACAACAGGCGGTATACCCATCACCATGATGATGAACATGGAGCGCCGTCACGGTGCCATGAAGCCCGTTATACAGAAGGCTCTCGTAAGACTTGACGGAGCACCCTTCCTCAAGTATGCCGCTCAGCGTGACACTTGGGCAATCAACACCGACTTCATCTACCCCGGCCCCATCCAGTACTTCGGTCCGGCTGAAGTGTGCGACCAGCCCTCACTCACCCTTCGTTACGAGCACGAAAACCGCTAA
- a CDS encoding GlsB/YeaQ/YmgE family stress response membrane protein, with the protein MNFIWFILIGIVAGALAGKLMRGGGFGWILNLLLGIAGGVLGGWLFGLFGIHTDSIIGSLITSTVGAIVVLWIASLVNRSINK; encoded by the coding sequence ATGAATTTTATCTGGTTTATACTTATCGGCATCGTTGCCGGAGCTCTTGCCGGCAAGCTGATGCGAGGCGGCGGCTTCGGATGGATTCTGAATCTGCTGCTCGGTATTGCAGGCGGTGTACTTGGCGGATGGCTGTTCGGACTGTTCGGCATACATACCGACAGCATTATAGGAAGCCTCATCACCTCGACCGTAGGCGCCATTGTGGTGCTATGGATTGCGTCGCTCGTCAACCGAAGCATAAACAAGTGA
- a CDS encoding YtxH domain-containing protein, producing MKNCHLFFTGLILGALTGIYAERYSRTTSRGRKIRREVNRTLRDLYGDARERIGRVKESVEDKVDEIADAAK from the coding sequence ATGAAGAATTGTCATCTATTTTTCACAGGCCTCATTCTCGGCGCCTTGACCGGTATTTACGCTGAGCGGTATTCACGCACAACCTCACGCGGACGCAAGATACGCCGAGAGGTTAACCGCACCTTGCGAGACCTATACGGTGACGCACGCGAGCGCATCGGCCGCGTAAAGGAATCGGTCGAAGACAAAGTCGACGAAATAGCCGACGCAGCAAAATAG
- the radA gene encoding DNA repair protein RadA has protein sequence MANKVKSMWYCSNCGNESPKWIGRCPGCGEWNTMIEERVNVKGSKSATFERDNKAVPLPISQIETRQETRLHMPSEELNRVLGGGLVAGSIVLIGGEPGIGKSTLVLQNILSIRGKRILYVSGEESASQLKMRADRIGRLSDNCYIVCDTSLENILGHIKQVEPELVVVDSIQTIASDVIESSAGSVSQVRECAAQLLRYAKSSGTPVILIGHINKEGSIAGPKVLEHIVDAVLQFEGDRHYMYRILRSIKNRFGSTSELGIYEMVQRGLREVSNPSELLLSQSSDDGELSGMAIGVTLEGVRPFLIEAQALVSTAAYGTPQRSVTGFDSKRMNMLLAVLEKRVGFKLAQKDVFLNIAGGLKVNDPALDLSVICAILSSNVDMAVPRDVCMSGEVGLSGEIRPITRIEQRVLEAEKLGFSTILVPKNNMKGFDTSRLKIKIVEVAKVEEAFRALFA, from the coding sequence ATGGCTAATAAGGTAAAGTCTATGTGGTATTGCAGTAACTGCGGCAACGAGTCGCCCAAGTGGATAGGCCGATGCCCCGGTTGCGGCGAGTGGAACACCATGATAGAGGAGCGGGTGAATGTCAAGGGTAGCAAGAGCGCGACATTTGAGCGTGACAACAAGGCTGTTCCCCTGCCAATATCGCAGATAGAAACACGGCAGGAAACGCGGCTACACATGCCCAGCGAGGAGCTCAACAGGGTGCTTGGCGGCGGTCTTGTGGCAGGTTCGATAGTGCTTATCGGCGGTGAGCCGGGCATAGGCAAGTCGACGCTTGTATTGCAGAACATTCTGTCGATACGCGGCAAGCGCATCCTTTACGTGTCGGGCGAGGAGAGTGCGAGTCAGCTTAAGATGAGAGCCGACCGCATAGGGCGGCTCAGCGACAACTGCTACATTGTGTGTGACACATCGCTTGAAAACATTCTCGGTCACATCAAGCAGGTAGAACCTGAATTGGTGGTGGTCGATTCTATACAGACTATTGCTTCCGATGTCATCGAGTCGTCGGCGGGCAGTGTGAGTCAGGTAAGGGAGTGTGCCGCTCAGCTGCTGCGTTACGCCAAGTCTTCGGGCACGCCGGTGATTCTTATAGGACATATAAATAAGGAGGGCTCCATTGCGGGGCCCAAGGTGTTGGAGCACATTGTCGATGCCGTGCTTCAGTTTGAGGGCGACCGTCACTACATGTACCGTATATTGCGATCGATAAAAAATCGTTTCGGCTCGACTTCGGAGCTTGGCATATATGAGATGGTGCAGCGCGGATTGCGCGAGGTGTCCAATCCTTCGGAGCTGCTCCTGTCGCAGTCATCTGACGACGGCGAACTTTCGGGCATGGCCATCGGCGTTACGCTTGAGGGTGTCAGGCCGTTTCTCATCGAGGCCCAGGCACTGGTGTCGACAGCCGCCTACGGAACTCCTCAGCGCTCGGTTACGGGATTTGATTCAAAGCGCATGAACATGCTGCTTGCGGTGTTGGAAAAGAGGGTGGGGTTCAAGCTTGCCCAAAAGGATGTGTTTCTCAATATCGCGGGAGGACTCAAGGTCAACGATCCGGCTCTCGACTTGAGCGTTATATGCGCGATTCTGTCGTCCAATGTCGACATGGCCGTGCCGCGCGATGTGTGCATGTCGGGTGAGGTGGGCCTTTCAGGAGAAATCCGCCCCATCACTCGCATAGAACAGCGAGTGCTTGAGGCGGAAAAGTTGGGTTTCAGCACAATTCTTGTGCCTAAGAACAATATGAAAGGCTTCGACACTTCCCGACTTAAAATTAAGATAGTCGAGGTTGCTAAAGTCGAGGAGGCCTTTCGCGCTCTATTTGCATAA
- a CDS encoding TrmH family RNA methyltransferase, whose amino-acid sequence MVELTNNLRKLVASLDNARARRDNGLFVAEGTKCVLDTLHNFSCRYLFATSAWIERHHAEIGAVEPVTVKRADMERMSHLSTPPEVMAVYDIPSNELDESEFRHNLTIVLDRVQDPGNLGTIMRIADWFGIRQIVCSHDTVDVYNPKVVQATMGAISRVKVCYESIVDLLGRIDGVPVFGTFLDGDDIYSSELSGCGMIVFGNEGQGISPDVERLVSSRLTIPSFPPGAVTSESLNVGMAAAVTVAEFRRRIY is encoded by the coding sequence ATGGTCGAACTCACCAACAATCTTCGCAAACTTGTTGCATCGCTTGACAACGCCCGGGCGCGTCGCGACAACGGACTGTTTGTGGCTGAAGGCACTAAATGCGTGCTCGACACGCTGCACAATTTTTCATGTCGTTATCTATTTGCCACATCGGCATGGATTGAGCGTCATCATGCCGAAATCGGCGCCGTGGAGCCGGTGACGGTGAAGCGTGCCGACATGGAGCGCATGAGTCACCTCTCCACTCCGCCCGAGGTGATGGCCGTCTACGACATCCCGAGCAATGAGCTGGACGAGTCGGAGTTCAGGCACAATCTCACGATAGTGCTTGACCGCGTTCAGGATCCGGGCAATCTCGGCACCATAATGCGCATCGCCGATTGGTTTGGCATTCGCCAGATTGTATGCAGCCACGACACTGTCGATGTCTACAATCCCAAGGTGGTACAGGCTACCATGGGGGCCATTTCAAGGGTGAAGGTGTGCTATGAGTCGATTGTCGATCTGCTTGGACGGATTGACGGTGTGCCGGTGTTTGGCACTTTCCTTGACGGTGACGACATCTACAGCTCCGAGCTGTCGGGTTGCGGCATGATAGTGTTCGGCAACGAAGGCCAGGGCATATCGCCCGATGTCGAGCGACTTGTTTCGTCGAGGCTCACCATTCCGTCGTTCCCTCCCGGAGCGGTGACAAGTGAGTCGCTTAACGTGGGAATGGCTGCGGCTGTGACCGTAGCCGAGTTCCGTCGTCGTATTTATTGA
- a CDS encoding SLC45 family MFS transporter, which yields MEAKTKPDLGFWKLWNLSFGFFGVQIAYALQSANISRIFATLGADPHELSYFWILPPLAGLIIQPIVGTLSDRTWNRFGRRLPYLLFGAILAVIVMALLPNAGSFHFAVAGALIFGAFALMFLDLSINISMQPFKMLVGDMVNEKQKGLAYSIQSFLCNAGSVVGFVFPFVLAWIGISNTAEGNQVPDSVTYSFYLGAAILIACVIYTFCKVKEMPPKEYAAYHGITKEQDNEKSNFLQLLVKAPKVFWTVGLVQFFCWAAFMYMWTYNTGGVAEQAFGWDASQGTKVANYQEAANWNGILFAVQAIGSVVWAAILPSFKNRRFAYCLSLVIGGIGFISTLCLHDKWMLFISYFLVGTAWAAMLAMPFTILTNSISGKHMGAYLGLFNGTITIPQIVAAALGGAVFGLLGGQHQLNMIVLAGVLLIVGAVCVFFIKETYAEKHELETDPYIDENAEI from the coding sequence ATGGAAGCAAAAACGAAACCAGACCTCGGATTTTGGAAATTATGGAATTTAAGCTTCGGGTTTTTCGGCGTACAGATAGCCTACGCGTTGCAAAGCGCAAACATATCGCGAATATTCGCCACTCTTGGAGCCGACCCTCATGAACTAAGTTACTTTTGGATTCTGCCGCCTTTGGCAGGCTTGATAATTCAGCCCATCGTGGGCACACTCAGCGACCGCACATGGAACCGTTTCGGTCGCCGTCTTCCCTACCTCTTGTTTGGAGCAATACTCGCCGTAATCGTCATGGCACTGCTTCCCAATGCCGGAAGCTTCCACTTCGCCGTGGCCGGCGCACTCATCTTCGGAGCATTCGCATTGATGTTCCTCGACCTGTCGATCAACATATCCATGCAGCCGTTCAAGATGCTCGTAGGAGACATGGTCAACGAGAAGCAGAAGGGCCTCGCCTACTCCATACAGAGCTTCCTGTGTAACGCAGGCTCGGTTGTAGGCTTCGTGTTCCCCTTCGTGCTGGCATGGATAGGCATAAGCAACACTGCCGAAGGCAATCAGGTGCCCGACTCAGTGACCTACTCATTCTATCTCGGCGCGGCCATCCTCATAGCCTGCGTCATCTACACCTTCTGCAAGGTGAAGGAGATGCCTCCCAAGGAGTATGCAGCCTACCACGGCATCACCAAGGAGCAGGACAATGAAAAGAGCAACTTCCTGCAGCTGCTTGTAAAAGCTCCCAAGGTGTTCTGGACAGTGGGTCTTGTACAATTCTTCTGCTGGGCCGCATTCATGTATATGTGGACCTACAACACCGGCGGTGTAGCCGAGCAGGCTTTCGGCTGGGACGCTTCGCAGGGCACCAAGGTAGCCAACTACCAGGAGGCTGCCAACTGGAACGGAATCCTGTTTGCAGTCCAGGCAATCGGTTCGGTAGTTTGGGCCGCCATACTTCCCAGCTTCAAAAATCGCCGCTTTGCCTACTGCCTCAGCCTCGTAATCGGTGGCATAGGATTCATCTCAACCCTCTGCTTACATGACAAATGGATGCTCTTCATCAGCTACTTCCTCGTGGGAACAGCCTGGGCCGCAATGCTCGCAATGCCTTTCACCATCCTCACCAACTCCATCTCGGGCAAGCACATGGGTGCATATCTCGGCCTGTTCAACGGCACGATAACCATACCCCAGATTGTAGCCGCAGCCCTCGGAGGTGCCGTGTTCGGACTACTTGGCGGTCAGCATCAGCTCAACATGATAGTGCTTGCAGGCGTACTGCTTATAGTAGGAGCCGTGTGTGTATTCTTCATCAAGGAAACCTACGCCGAGAAGCATGAACTGGAAACCGATCCTTACATCGACGAAAACGCCGAAATATAA
- the rpmA gene encoding 50S ribosomal protein L27: MAHKKGVGSSKNGRESESKRLGVKIFGGQHAKAGNIIKRQRGTVHHPGLNVGMGKDHTIYALVDGVVLFTEGKNGRQFINVTPDEKA; this comes from the coding sequence ATGGCACATAAAAAAGGTGTAGGTAGTTCTAAGAACGGACGTGAGTCGGAAAGCAAACGACTCGGCGTTAAGATTTTTGGCGGTCAGCACGCTAAGGCAGGTAACATCATCAAGCGTCAGCGCGGTACTGTTCATCACCCCGGTCTTAATGTGGGTATGGGTAAGGACCACACAATCTATGCGCTTGTTGACGGTGTTGTTCTCTTCACCGAGGGTAAGAATGGACGCCAGTTCATCAACGTAACTCCCGACGAAAAGGCATAA
- the rplU gene encoding 50S ribosomal protein L21 — protein MYAIVEIQGQQFKAEAGKFLYVHYLGEDKKQGDSVEFDRVLLCEADGNVKVGAPTVEGAKVVCEVAEPLVKGDKVLVFKKKRRKGYRRLNGHRQYFTKIVIKELVA, from the coding sequence ATGTACGCTATTGTAGAAATTCAAGGACAGCAGTTTAAGGCCGAAGCCGGTAAGTTCTTGTATGTTCACTATCTCGGCGAGGACAAGAAGCAGGGCGACTCAGTAGAGTTTGACCGCGTTCTCCTCTGCGAAGCCGACGGTAACGTTAAAGTTGGTGCTCCTACCGTTGAAGGAGCAAAGGTTGTTTGCGAAGTGGCTGAGCCTCTCGTAAAGGGTGACAAGGTACTTGTCTTCAAGAAGAAAAGACGCAAAGGCTATCGCCGTCTTAACGGACATCGCCAGTACTTCACCAAGATTGTGATTAAAGAATTAGTAGCTTAA
- the ruvC gene encoding crossover junction endodeoxyribonuclease RuvC, with protein MQRNESLAEWDRIIIGIDPGTNVMGYGILGVKGSKPAMIAMGVIKLNKFDSHYLRLGHIFNRVTGIIEQYLPDEMAIEAPFFGKNVQSMLKLGRAQGVAMAAAISRDISITEYEPRKIKMAITGNGAAAKEQVQDMLRRILNIPAENLLPELDATDALGAALCHFYESGKPEIARGPRSWKEFIAKNPDRVH; from the coding sequence ATGCAGCGTAACGAATCACTTGCCGAGTGGGACCGTATTATAATAGGTATAGACCCTGGCACCAATGTTATGGGCTACGGAATCCTCGGCGTCAAGGGCTCCAAGCCGGCCATGATAGCGATGGGTGTCATAAAGCTTAACAAGTTTGACAGTCACTATCTGAGGCTTGGCCACATATTCAACCGTGTCACGGGCATAATCGAGCAGTATCTCCCCGACGAGATGGCAATCGAGGCCCCTTTCTTCGGCAAAAACGTTCAGTCGATGCTCAAGCTTGGCCGCGCCCAGGGTGTGGCCATGGCCGCCGCGATAAGCCGCGACATATCCATAACCGAGTATGAGCCGCGAAAAATCAAGATGGCCATAACCGGCAACGGTGCCGCCGCCAAGGAGCAGGTGCAGGATATGCTGAGGCGCATCCTCAACATCCCTGCCGAGAACCTGCTTCCCGAGCTCGATGCCACCGATGCGCTCGGAGCCGCATTGTGCCACTTCTATGAGTCGGGAAAGCCCGAGATTGCACGCGGCCCTCGCTCGTGGAAGGAATTTATTGCGAAAAATCCTGATAGAGTGCATTGA
- a CDS encoding DUF4286 family protein: MIVNTTFYVEPALKSEFEGWARDCYVAAAVKSTGYVSSMVMRLLVEIEAGAGYAVQLRFADDDAARHWDNAVAPELLSAAAKRWGERMVHFTTFMEELV, encoded by the coding sequence ATGATAGTAAACACCACCTTTTACGTGGAGCCCGCTCTCAAATCGGAATTTGAAGGGTGGGCTCGCGATTGTTATGTGGCTGCTGCCGTCAAGTCGACGGGCTATGTGTCGTCGATGGTTATGCGACTGCTTGTCGAGATTGAGGCCGGTGCGGGTTATGCCGTTCAGCTTCGGTTTGCCGACGATGATGCGGCACGGCATTGGGACAACGCTGTCGCTCCCGAGCTTCTTTCCGCTGCCGCCAAGCGATGGGGCGAGCGCATGGTTCATTTCACCACATTCATGGAGGAACTTGTGTGA
- a CDS encoding CD225/dispanin family protein: MRYYVVENEKPVGPYEVDQLVARGLKGDDLVWCDGMADWKRADSIEEIRCALGGAMPPVPPVDYSSACQAEGSMPPVPPCEPQYQQPYQQPQYAAGDNPMSMGVPPKNWLVESILCTLCCCLPFGIVGIVKASNVNSLWNAGRYDEAYKASADAKKWTLIGVGVGLAVNIIYTIVMFATGFINNLQ; encoded by the coding sequence ATGAGATATTACGTTGTAGAAAATGAAAAGCCCGTCGGACCCTATGAGGTTGACCAGCTTGTTGCTCGCGGGTTGAAGGGAGATGACCTTGTGTGGTGTGACGGAATGGCCGACTGGAAGCGCGCCGACAGCATCGAGGAGATTCGTTGCGCTCTCGGCGGAGCCATGCCTCCGGTACCTCCTGTTGATTATAGCTCGGCATGCCAGGCTGAGGGCTCGATGCCTCCCGTGCCTCCGTGCGAACCCCAATATCAGCAGCCCTACCAGCAGCCTCAGTATGCAGCCGGCGACAATCCCATGTCGATGGGCGTTCCTCCCAAGAACTGGCTCGTGGAGTCGATTCTGTGTACGCTCTGCTGCTGTCTGCCCTTCGGTATCGTGGGTATCGTGAAGGCCTCCAATGTCAACAGCCTTTGGAATGCCGGCCGTTACGATGAGGCCTATAAGGCTTCGGCCGATGCCAAGAAGTGGACTTTGATAGGTGTCGGAGTGGGCTTGGCTGTAAACATCATCTACACGATTGTCATGTTTGCAACCGGATTTATAAACAATCTGCAATGA
- a CDS encoding glycosyltransferase family 2 protein, with product MAPLFSIITVTYNAASTLPATLESVAGQSCKLFEYIIMDGVSKDKTLKLAIDAGIPQARIYSSPDKGIYDAMNKAMAVARGDYLIFLNAGDAFHSSDTLEKLASAIMDNDYPGIVYGQTDLVDSERRFIAPRHLTAPDELTLQSFATGMVVCHQAFVVLRKLAQDYDLKYRFSSDYEWCIRCLQRSRRNVYVPAVIIDYLSEGVTTANRKASLMERFRIMCYYYGFFPTLMRHFAFLPRFLKQRKVEARGKALTCAD from the coding sequence ATGGCTCCATTATTTTCAATCATAACCGTCACTTACAATGCCGCTTCTACGTTGCCTGCCACTCTCGAAAGTGTAGCGGGACAATCGTGCAAGCTGTTTGAGTATATAATAATGGACGGAGTGTCCAAGGACAAGACTCTCAAGCTGGCCATTGATGCAGGAATACCTCAGGCTCGCATCTACTCAAGTCCCGACAAGGGCATATATGATGCGATGAATAAGGCAATGGCAGTGGCGCGGGGAGATTATCTGATATTTCTCAATGCGGGCGATGCTTTTCACTCGTCCGATACGCTTGAGAAGCTCGCTTCGGCGATAATGGACAACGACTATCCCGGAATCGTCTACGGGCAGACTGACCTTGTCGATTCGGAGCGTCGGTTCATAGCTCCGCGTCATCTCACGGCGCCTGATGAGTTGACGCTGCAGAGTTTTGCTACGGGAATGGTTGTGTGTCATCAGGCATTTGTAGTGTTGCGAAAGCTTGCTCAGGACTATGACCTGAAATACAGGTTCTCGTCAGATTACGAGTGGTGCATAAGGTGCCTTCAGCGCTCGCGGCGCAATGTCTACGTGCCTGCGGTGATAATAGATTATCTGAGCGAGGGAGTCACCACGGCCAATCGCAAGGCTTCGCTCATGGAGCGATTCAGGATAATGTGCTATTACTACGGCTTCTTCCCCACGCTGATGAGGCACTTCGCTTTCCTGCCCCGATTCCTGAAGCAGCGTAAAGTAGAGGCTCGCGGCAAGGCGCTGACATGTGCCGATTAG
- a CDS encoding protein-disulfide reductase DsbD family protein, whose translation MKRKIAFFITLIYFSILSASAQIVNPVKWTSSIEMTDGVHGTIVLSAKINSGWHMYSHDVDPDIGPTPLSIQWDKLDGVKLDGDFKADKAVHTEFDELFGANLSWWTESVVLRQPFTATAAKFAIEATIRYSACNNENCIPPTKETVILSGTAKLPAAQPAVEEKAAPDTIETATLDEVIADDEVKPEVDADRLWAPVTYSDSDTHDDYSSTSLWYIFFACFIGGFVALLTPCVWPMIPLTVSFFLKKGKSRARSVTDAFVYGLSIIVIYLLLGLLITAIFGASSLNALSTSATCNIIFFLLLVVFAISFFGAFDIKLPASWANKMDSSAERTTGLLSIFFMAFTLTLVSFSCTGPIIGTLLVEAASTGDKLGPAVGMFGFSLALAIPFCLFAMFPSLLQSAPRSGGWMNTVKVVLGFIELALSLKFLSVADLAYGWHILDRETFLALWIVIFALLGMYLLGKFNFSHYGPANSSIGTVRFFLAMASLSFSVYLVPGLWGAPLKGVSAFVPPLYTQDFNLYGGGFTEYDDYDEGMAAARKEGKPVLIDFSGYGCVNCRKMEGKVLDDTNVHAMIENNFVVIKLMVDEKKSLPEPVYVEENGKKVRLDTYGDRWSYLQRYKFNANAQPYYVILNDDGELISGPFSYDENIPKFTMFLEKGIKNYKE comes from the coding sequence ATGAAGCGTAAGATAGCGTTTTTCATCACTTTAATCTACTTTTCCATACTCAGTGCATCGGCACAAATAGTCAATCCCGTAAAGTGGACCTCGTCAATTGAAATGACCGACGGCGTTCACGGCACGATTGTGCTGTCGGCTAAAATCAACTCCGGCTGGCACATGTACTCCCACGACGTCGACCCCGACATAGGCCCCACCCCGCTGTCAATACAGTGGGACAAGCTCGACGGCGTGAAGCTCGACGGCGACTTCAAGGCCGACAAAGCGGTTCACACCGAATTTGACGAACTGTTTGGCGCCAACCTGAGCTGGTGGACCGAAAGCGTAGTCCTGCGCCAGCCCTTCACCGCCACAGCGGCCAAATTTGCAATCGAGGCAACGATACGCTACTCGGCCTGCAACAATGAAAACTGCATCCCGCCCACAAAGGAAACTGTGATATTGAGCGGAACAGCCAAGCTCCCCGCCGCACAGCCCGCGGTTGAGGAAAAAGCTGCACCCGACACCATAGAAACCGCCACTCTTGACGAGGTAATCGCCGACGACGAGGTGAAACCCGAAGTCGATGCCGACCGCCTGTGGGCGCCCGTCACCTACAGCGACTCCGACACCCACGACGACTATTCGTCGACATCGCTTTGGTACATATTCTTCGCATGCTTCATCGGCGGATTCGTGGCCCTGCTCACCCCCTGTGTATGGCCCATGATTCCCCTCACGGTAAGCTTCTTCCTCAAGAAGGGCAAATCAAGAGCCCGCTCGGTAACCGACGCATTTGTCTACGGACTCTCAATCATCGTCATCTACCTGCTGCTCGGCCTGCTCATAACTGCCATATTCGGCGCAAGCTCGCTCAACGCGCTCTCGACAAGCGCCACCTGCAACATCATCTTCTTCCTGCTGCTCGTAGTGTTTGCAATATCGTTCTTCGGAGCATTCGACATAAAACTCCCCGCTTCGTGGGCCAACAAGATGGACAGCTCGGCCGAGCGCACAACCGGCCTGCTGAGCATATTCTTCATGGCGTTCACCCTCACTCTGGTGTCATTCTCCTGCACAGGCCCCATCATCGGCACACTGCTCGTGGAGGCCGCAAGCACAGGCGACAAGCTCGGCCCGGCCGTAGGCATGTTCGGCTTCTCGCTCGCACTGGCAATACCCTTCTGCCTGTTTGCAATGTTCCCGTCACTGCTCCAGAGCGCACCCCGTTCGGGAGGATGGATGAACACCGTCAAGGTGGTGCTCGGCTTCATCGAACTTGCCCTTTCGCTCAAGTTCCTCTCGGTAGCCGACCTCGCCTACGGATGGCACATCCTCGACCGTGAAACATTCCTCGCCCTGTGGATTGTAATCTTCGCGCTGCTCGGAATGTATCTCCTCGGCAAGTTCAACTTCTCACACTACGGCCCCGCCAACTCAAGCATAGGCACCGTGCGATTCTTCCTCGCCATGGCATCGCTGTCGTTCAGCGTCTACCTCGTGCCCGGACTTTGGGGCGCACCCCTGAAGGGCGTCAGCGCATTCGTGCCGCCACTCTACACCCAGGACTTCAACCTCTACGGAGGCGGATTCACCGAATATGACGACTACGACGAGGGCATGGCCGCCGCCCGCAAGGAGGGCAAGCCCGTGCTTATCGACTTCTCGGGCTACGGCTGCGTGAATTGCCGCAAGATGGAAGGCAAGGTGCTCGACGACACCAATGTACACGCCATGATCGAAAACAACTTCGTGGTGATAAAGCTGATGGTCGACGAGAAAAAGAGCCTGCCCGAACCCGTCTACGTTGAAGAGAACGGAAAGAAAGTGCGCCTCGACACCTACGGCGATCGTTGGAGCTATCTGCAACGTTATAAATTCAACGCCAATGCACAGCCCTACTACGTTATCCTCAACGATGACGGAGAGTTGATTTCAGGCCCGTTCTCCTACGACGAAAACATCCCCAAATTCACCATGTTCCTTGAAAAAGGCATCAAAAACTACAAGGAATGA